From a region of the Nonlabens sp. Hel1_33_55 genome:
- a CDS encoding DUF1206 domain-containing protein, which translates to MKNSRRFSRIGIVTKGIVFFLLGFMAFVTACNLANALKNEREVIEWIYGLSIGWFLLLLMTIGLVGYIFSRFYLTFNNSDYDGSNSKPTFRRAAYLINGLGYCLLLFTCVTVLIGAQNDDDSNIKLMVLQSDFGKVLVFIVAVGLAVSAVNEWWISFSSMMDKMTHSDDLTARQYKYLMLLGRFGRFSRGIVFAVFAYVLARSAYYSMDNLPDGFDAAFAFISVTYGAFFMGVVSFGIICYGMFLIMSGKHRNIPIK; encoded by the coding sequence TTGAAGAATTCTAGACGTTTTTCCAGAATAGGTATTGTTACAAAAGGTATCGTATTCTTTCTTTTGGGCTTTATGGCCTTTGTAACCGCCTGCAATCTTGCCAATGCCTTAAAAAATGAACGTGAGGTGATCGAGTGGATCTATGGATTATCCATCGGCTGGTTTTTGCTATTGCTCATGACCATTGGTTTAGTTGGCTATATATTTTCAAGATTCTACCTCACATTCAACAATAGCGATTACGATGGCTCCAATAGCAAACCTACTTTTAGAAGAGCTGCCTATCTCATAAATGGTTTGGGATATTGCCTGTTACTATTCACATGCGTAACGGTTTTGATAGGTGCACAAAATGATGATGATTCCAATATCAAGTTAATGGTATTGCAATCTGATTTTGGAAAAGTGCTCGTTTTTATTGTCGCCGTTGGTCTCGCCGTGAGCGCGGTCAATGAATGGTGGATTTCCTTTTCTTCCATGATGGATAAAATGACACACAGTGACGATCTAACCGCAAGACAATACAAGTATCTAATGTTATTAGGACGATTTGGACGTTTCAGTCGTGGGATTGTTTTTGCTGTTTTTGCCTACGTTTTGGCGCGATCTGCCTATTATAGTATGGATAATTTACCAGATGGTTTTGATGCGGCGTTTGCATTTATCAGCGTTACCTATGGTGCCTTTTTTATGGGTGTGGTTTCTTTTGGGATCATATGTTACGGCATGTTCTTAATTATGAGTGGCAAGCATAGAAATATCCCCATTAAATAG
- a CDS encoding serine hydrolase domain-containing protein yields MEAEPAVDALYFPPLDNSQWETVEPNDLGWNTEAIDDLETFLIDQETKAFIVLKDGRIAIEKYYGNDFFNREFTRESQWYWASAGKSLTAFLTGIAQNDGLLNIDDRTSDYLGNGWTTLTPAQENLITLKTQLQMTTGFDYDGGNLNCKDPICLNYKADAGSEWYYYNAPYLLLHDVIENASGTSYNQFTTESLSATGINGSWRSTGGSNVFWSRPLDAARFGLLNLNNGNWNGDQLVSENFFTAMTTTSQQLNPSYGYLWWINGTDSTIFPGFADSFNRPVVRNAPDDMYSALGKNGQIIDVVPSMGLVIIRMGNSADDDLVPIQSHDLLWERINAVIN; encoded by the coding sequence TTGGAAGCAGAACCTGCGGTAGATGCTCTGTATTTCCCGCCATTAGATAATTCGCAATGGGAAACCGTAGAACCAAATGATTTGGGCTGGAATACAGAGGCCATTGACGATTTGGAGACTTTTCTTATAGATCAGGAAACCAAAGCTTTTATCGTCCTTAAAGATGGAAGGATTGCCATAGAGAAGTATTACGGTAACGATTTCTTCAATAGAGAGTTTACGAGAGAATCTCAATGGTATTGGGCCAGTGCTGGTAAATCGCTAACAGCCTTCTTAACAGGAATAGCCCAGAACGATGGTTTATTAAATATTGATGATAGAACGTCTGATTACCTAGGAAATGGATGGACAACGCTCACTCCTGCTCAAGAAAACCTGATCACCTTAAAAACTCAATTACAGATGACCACTGGATTTGATTATGATGGTGGGAATCTAAATTGCAAAGATCCTATATGCTTAAATTACAAGGCAGATGCTGGATCAGAATGGTATTATTACAACGCTCCTTATCTTTTGTTGCATGATGTGATAGAAAATGCGTCTGGAACAAGTTACAATCAGTTTACCACTGAAAGTCTAAGCGCTACTGGCATCAATGGATCCTGGCGTTCTACAGGTGGCAGCAATGTTTTCTGGAGCAGACCACTTGACGCAGCACGTTTTGGTTTGCTTAACTTAAATAATGGCAACTGGAACGGTGATCAATTAGTATCAGAAAACTTCTTTACAGCAATGACTACAACTTCCCAGCAGTTGAATCCTTCTTATGGATATCTTTGGTGGATTAATGGAACAGATTCAACCATTTTTCCAGGTTTTGCAGATTCGTTTAATCGTCCTGTAGTGCGCAATGCACCTGACGATATGTACAGTGCCTTAGGTAAAAATGGCCAAATTATAGATGTAGTTCCATCTATGGGATTAGTTATTATAAGAATGGGCAACTCTGCTGACGATGATTTGGTTCCCATACAATCGCACGATCTTCTATGGGAACGCATTAACGCTGTTATTAACTAA
- a CDS encoding DUF1206 domain-containing protein encodes MSSSKKETFARIGIATKGIIYVILGGITAYAAFNSNQNMTSSDGALKYIAGQSFGQILLLITAIGIAGYVFWRLYLAIANPEGDSDTKSTVKRIGYVFSAISYALLCYTAIELLLNSSSGGSSKKGWLAMILDQSWGSIAIYIIALILLGKAGYELYRAYSGKFTDRIQNSELDSKSQSFLIKAGKAGFTARAVVFGIIAFLFYKAASQSDAQEAGGTKQAFAFLQEQGGLILMGVVAFGLALYGIYLLASSRYRNIPIQ; translated from the coding sequence ATGAGCTCCAGTAAAAAAGAAACCTTTGCAAGAATAGGGATCGCAACAAAAGGAATTATTTACGTGATTCTAGGTGGAATCACCGCATACGCCGCGTTCAATTCCAACCAAAACATGACTTCCAGTGATGGTGCACTTAAGTACATTGCAGGTCAAAGTTTTGGACAGATATTACTTTTAATAACCGCTATAGGTATTGCTGGTTACGTTTTCTGGCGACTGTACCTCGCTATTGCAAATCCAGAAGGTGATTCTGATACCAAATCTACAGTGAAGCGAATAGGTTATGTTTTTAGTGCCATTTCCTATGCGCTACTTTGTTATACCGCTATAGAACTTTTATTAAATAGCTCTAGTGGTGGTTCTAGCAAAAAGGGATGGTTAGCTATGATATTAGATCAATCATGGGGATCGATTGCCATTTATATTATTGCCTTGATCTTGTTAGGTAAAGCTGGTTATGAATTATACCGAGCCTATTCTGGGAAATTTACAGATCGTATTCAAAATTCAGAATTAGATTCCAAAAGCCAATCCTTCCTTATTAAAGCTGGAAAAGCTGGCTTCACCGCGAGAGCAGTAGTATTTGGAATCATAGCATTTCTATTTTACAAAGCGGCTTCACAATCTGATGCTCAAGAAGCTGGAGGAACTAAACAAGCCTTTGCATTTCTTCAAGAACAAGGTGGTTTGATTCTCATGGGAGTTGTAGCTTTTGGCCTCGCGCTTTATGGAATCTATTTGCTGGCAAGCTCTAGATATAGAAATATTCCTATTCAATAA
- a CDS encoding methylmalonyl-CoA mutase family protein, with protein sequence MQDQTPYVPVNKVRIVTAASLFDGHDAAINIMRRIIQSTGCEVIHLGHDRSVEEVVNTAIQEDANGIAMTSYQGGHNEYFKYMRDLLVEKGAGHIKIFGGGGGVILPSEIAELMEYGITRIYSPDDGRSMGLQGMINDLVERCDVPVPTMEEVLKNKGDRDSASAKANLNGELLHNHVLTIARLISLAENRHEDFVKHFAEADKTEKQAPVLGITGTGGAGKSSLVDELIRRFLIDFPEKNIGVISVDPSKRKTGGALLGDRIRMNAINNDRVYMRSLATRQSNLALSKHVQEAVDVLKAANYDLIILETSGIGQSDTEILEHSDVSLYVMTPEFGAATQLEKIDMLDFADVVAINKFDKRGSLDALRDVKKQYQRNHNLWEADPETLPVYGTIASQFNDPGMNALYEALMAEVTEKTGADFSSKNELNKAQSEKIFVIPPSRTRYLSEIAESNRSYDNTAAVQSVVAQKLFGVYQTILTVLDTTTVSSSLNPNIVTQNKGKDSAPDNDFLAEKGLNEEQILKQVQDVDKEFIDLLIAQFNKSLKDLDPYNWEIITTWDDKVNKYKQPIYEFQVRDKVIKIETHTESLSHKMIPKVALPKYTAWGDILKWCLQENVPGEFPYTAGLYPFKRTGEDPTRMFAGEGGPERTNKRFHYVSLGMPAKRLSTAFDSVTLYGNDPGLRPDIYGKIGNAGVSICCLDDAKKLYSGFDLSHAMTSVSMTINGPAPMLLGFFMNAAIDQNCERFITENGLGDKVEAKLKEVYDDNNVERPSYLNAQGEKVYSKNGQVDTSKLPEGNDGLGLMLLGLTGDQILEPADYAKIKAETLAQVRGTVQADILKEDQAQNTCIFSTEFALRLMGDVQQYFIEEKVRNFYSVSISGYHIAEAGANPITQLAFTLANGFTYVEYYLSRGMDINKFGPNLSFFFSNGIDPEYSVIGRVARKIWAKAMKNKYGANERAQMLKYHIQTSGRSLHAQEIDFNDIRTTLQALYAINDNCNSLHTNAYDEAITTPTEESVRRAMAIQLIINKELGLAKNENPIQGAFIIEELTDLVESAVLEEFDRITERGGVLGAMETMYQRSKIQEESMHYEMLKHTGEFPIIGVNTFLSSKGSPTVLPAEVIRATEEEKQAQIATKNNLHSAFAKAQQEQLSNIQQAAVDQGNIFEHLMEATKICTLGQITEALFEVGGQYRRNM encoded by the coding sequence ATGCAAGATCAAACACCATACGTTCCAGTAAATAAAGTAAGAATAGTGACTGCAGCTAGTCTTTTTGACGGTCACGATGCAGCCATCAATATCATGCGTCGCATCATACAATCTACCGGTTGCGAGGTGATCCACTTGGGTCATGATAGAAGTGTGGAAGAAGTTGTGAATACGGCAATTCAAGAAGATGCAAATGGTATTGCTATGACTTCCTACCAAGGTGGCCATAATGAGTACTTCAAATACATGCGCGATTTATTGGTGGAGAAAGGTGCTGGTCACATCAAGATTTTTGGTGGTGGCGGTGGTGTGATTTTACCTTCAGAAATTGCTGAATTGATGGAGTATGGAATCACGAGAATCTATTCTCCAGACGATGGTCGCTCCATGGGATTGCAAGGGATGATCAATGATTTGGTCGAACGTTGCGATGTGCCGGTTCCTACCATGGAAGAAGTGTTGAAGAATAAAGGTGATCGGGATTCCGCTTCCGCGAAAGCGAACTTAAATGGAGAATTATTGCACAACCACGTGCTTACGATTGCAAGACTTATTTCGCTAGCTGAAAATCGTCATGAAGATTTTGTCAAGCATTTTGCCGAAGCCGATAAAACAGAAAAACAAGCGCCAGTACTTGGGATAACCGGAACTGGTGGCGCAGGAAAATCCTCATTGGTAGACGAGTTGATCCGTAGATTCTTGATTGATTTCCCTGAGAAAAACATTGGAGTAATATCTGTAGATCCATCTAAACGTAAGACTGGCGGCGCTTTACTAGGTGACAGAATTAGAATGAACGCGATCAACAATGACCGTGTTTACATGAGATCGCTGGCCACACGCCAATCCAACCTCGCACTTTCAAAACACGTGCAGGAAGCTGTAGACGTCTTGAAAGCTGCCAATTATGATTTAATCATTTTGGAAACCAGCGGAATAGGGCAGAGCGATACCGAAATCTTAGAGCATAGCGACGTGTCTTTATATGTAATGACGCCAGAATTTGGTGCCGCAACTCAGTTAGAAAAAATCGACATGCTTGATTTTGCAGATGTCGTAGCGATCAACAAATTTGATAAACGTGGTTCGCTAGACGCTTTGCGAGATGTAAAGAAACAATACCAGCGTAACCACAATCTTTGGGAAGCAGATCCAGAAACATTACCAGTTTATGGAACTATCGCGAGCCAATTCAACGATCCAGGTATGAATGCGTTGTATGAAGCGCTGATGGCTGAGGTAACTGAGAAAACGGGGGCCGACTTCAGTTCTAAGAACGAACTTAACAAAGCCCAAAGCGAAAAAATCTTTGTAATCCCACCATCAAGAACACGCTATTTAAGTGAAATTGCTGAGAGCAACCGATCTTACGACAACACTGCCGCCGTACAATCCGTGGTCGCTCAAAAGCTGTTTGGAGTGTATCAAACGATCCTCACCGTACTTGATACAACCACAGTTTCATCATCATTAAATCCAAATATTGTAACTCAAAACAAGGGTAAAGATAGCGCTCCTGATAATGATTTCTTAGCCGAAAAAGGTCTCAATGAAGAGCAGATCTTAAAGCAAGTTCAGGATGTTGATAAAGAATTTATAGATCTATTGATCGCACAATTCAACAAATCATTGAAAGATCTTGATCCCTACAATTGGGAGATCATCACCACTTGGGACGATAAAGTAAATAAGTATAAGCAACCTATTTATGAATTTCAGGTTCGTGATAAGGTCATAAAAATTGAAACCCATACAGAATCACTTTCTCATAAAATGATTCCTAAAGTGGCGCTCCCTAAATACACCGCGTGGGGTGATATTTTAAAATGGTGCCTGCAGGAAAATGTTCCAGGTGAGTTTCCATACACGGCTGGACTCTATCCATTTAAGAGAACTGGAGAGGATCCTACTAGAATGTTTGCTGGAGAAGGTGGACCAGAACGTACTAATAAGCGTTTTCATTACGTGAGTCTAGGAATGCCAGCTAAGCGATTGAGTACCGCTTTTGACAGTGTGACTTTATATGGTAATGATCCTGGATTGCGCCCAGATATATATGGGAAAATCGGTAATGCAGGTGTAAGCATTTGCTGTCTGGATGATGCTAAAAAACTCTATTCTGGTTTTGATTTGTCACATGCGATGACATCTGTTTCTATGACGATCAATGGACCAGCGCCTATGTTGTTAGGGTTTTTCATGAATGCAGCGATTGATCAAAATTGTGAGCGATTCATTACAGAGAATGGTCTAGGCGATAAAGTAGAGGCAAAGCTCAAAGAAGTTTATGACGATAATAATGTAGAACGTCCTTCTTATTTGAACGCTCAAGGCGAAAAAGTATATTCCAAAAACGGTCAGGTAGATACTAGCAAACTCCCAGAAGGAAACGACGGATTGGGATTGATGCTTTTGGGACTTACAGGAGATCAAATCCTAGAGCCAGCAGATTATGCCAAAATTAAAGCTGAAACGCTAGCGCAGGTACGCGGTACGGTTCAGGCAGATATTCTTAAAGAAGATCAGGCACAGAACACTTGTATTTTTTCTACAGAATTTGCATTGCGATTAATGGGTGATGTACAACAGTATTTTATTGAAGAAAAGGTGCGCAATTTCTATAGTGTTTCCATTTCAGGATATCATATTGCAGAGGCTGGAGCAAATCCTATCACTCAATTGGCATTCACACTCGCTAACGGATTTACTTATGTAGAGTACTATTTAAGCCGTGGTATGGACATCAATAAATTTGGTCCTAATCTAAGTTTCTTCTTCTCCAACGGTATCGATCCAGAATATTCTGTAATTGGTCGTGTGGCTAGAAAGATTTGGGCCAAAGCCATGAAGAACAAATACGGCGCAAACGAACGTGCCCAGATGTTAAAGTACCACATACAAACTAGTGGTCGTTCTTTACATGCTCAAGAGATTGACTTCAACGACATACGTACCACATTGCAAGCGCTATATGCGATTAATGATAACTGTAATTCACTGCATACCAACGCTTATGATGAAGCGATCACCACACCTACAGAAGAGTCGGTAAGACGTGCGATGGCGATACAATTAATCATCAATAAAGAATTAGGTCTCGCCAAAAATGAGAACCCAATCCAAGGAGCATTTATTATCGAAGAATTGACAGACCTTGTAGAGTCTGCAGTGCTGGAAGAATTTGACCGCATCACAGAACGTGGTGGAGTTTTAGGTGCGATGGAGACCATGTATCAACGCAGTAAGATCCAAGAAGAATCCATGCACTACGAGATGTTGAAACACACCGGCGAGTTCCCGATTATAGGAGTCAACACATTCCTAAGCTCTAAAGGCAGTCCAACTGTTTTACCAGCTGAGGTGATCCGTGCGACAGAAGAAGAGAAGCAAGCTCAAATTGCAACCAAGAATAATTTGCATTCCGCTTTCGCGAAAGCGCAACAAGAACAACTTTCCAACATACAACAAGCAGCGGTGGATCAAGGCAACATCTTTGAACACTTAATGGAGGCTACCAAGATTTGTACATTAGGACAGATAACTGAAGCCTTGTTTGAAGTTGGTGGACAGTACAGGAGGAATATGTAA
- a CDS encoding DUF262 domain-containing protein: MFTIRNFETKTLSWWFTQKEDLDFDPPYQRKGNLWSKKDKSFLIDSILNGFDLPKLYIADFTITQSNLNTSKKPYAIIDGKQRFEAIFDFFESKITLNDDFIYLDDPSMKLAGLSYKDLKIKFPKISSKFENYNLSVVSILTDDFSKINELFVRLNNSKALNGAELRNAMEGVVPDLIRQISSHNFFEKSINFSTQRSQGRNTAAKLLLTEFRGRFVDVQKIQLDRFVKEAVDAESYNFDSAKNNVLQTLDRMRKSFLDKDPLLRSSGLIPVYYKLYSDLGNDNLRSFLVEFHKNRLIAKETEKVNGKTLFVEDYITFSSLSRSLNTQKALSECYKILRRKFKEYGNEEIIRVTL; this comes from the coding sequence ATGTTTACAATTAGAAATTTTGAAACCAAAACTTTAAGTTGGTGGTTCACTCAGAAAGAAGATTTAGACTTCGATCCACCATATCAACGAAAAGGGAATTTATGGAGTAAAAAAGATAAATCCTTTTTGATAGATTCGATTCTCAATGGATTCGATTTACCAAAACTTTATATCGCAGATTTCACTATCACTCAATCAAATTTGAATACCTCTAAAAAACCTTACGCAATCATCGACGGTAAACAAAGATTTGAAGCGATATTTGATTTCTTCGAAAGTAAAATAACTTTGAATGATGACTTTATTTATCTGGACGATCCTTCAATGAAACTAGCGGGATTAAGCTACAAAGATTTGAAAATCAAATTCCCGAAAATATCTTCAAAATTTGAAAACTACAATCTTTCAGTTGTTAGTATTTTGACGGACGATTTTTCTAAGATAAATGAGCTATTCGTAAGATTAAACAACAGTAAAGCTTTAAATGGCGCAGAATTAAGAAATGCAATGGAAGGTGTTGTTCCTGACCTAATTCGTCAAATAAGTAGCCACAATTTTTTTGAAAAAAGTATTAACTTTAGTACACAAAGAAGTCAAGGTAGGAATACAGCAGCAAAACTTTTACTTACTGAATTTCGAGGTCGTTTTGTAGATGTACAAAAAATTCAACTAGACCGATTTGTTAAAGAAGCAGTTGATGCCGAAAGCTATAATTTTGACTCGGCGAAAAATAATGTTTTACAAACTCTCGATCGAATGAGGAAATCATTTTTGGATAAAGATCCACTTCTTAGATCCAGCGGATTGATACCTGTGTATTACAAACTTTATAGCGATTTGGGAAATGATAATTTACGTTCATTCTTAGTAGAATTTCATAAAAATAGACTGATAGCTAAAGAAACTGAAAAGGTGAACGGTAAAACTTTATTTGTAGAAGACTACATAACATTTTCCTCTTTGTCAAGATCTTTGAACACTCAAAAAGCTCTTTCTGAATGTTATAAAATTTTGAGAAGAAAGTTCAAGGAGTATGGTAATGAAGAAATTATAAGAGTAACACTTTAG
- a CDS encoding FRG domain-containing protein: MEIKEVKSLNAYTSYISKTITNTIDKTLWFRGSGNSNYKLTPTLHRHPLITGEKEILELESKIIQRFKQRSIPFLERKVDLKNSWEVLFYMQHFGTPTRLLDWSENPYVALYFACTSAKFKWLKGGKKEYDDDINVWLLDPVRWNRHALEDVSYKNGILSHDHTLTDSYQPLSGQPEHMRDKPIAIYGNHNSTRIVAQRGVFTIFGKQTTPMDTLVESGFANDALYRIDIPKNNVDKVLNSLISIGITDSTVFPDLDGLSKEIQRFYKFSI; encoded by the coding sequence TTGGAAATAAAGGAAGTCAAATCATTAAACGCTTATACCAGTTATATATCGAAAACAATTACGAATACTATCGATAAAACACTATGGTTTAGAGGATCAGGGAATAGTAATTACAAGCTGACTCCTACACTACATAGACATCCTTTGATAACAGGGGAAAAGGAAATTCTTGAATTGGAATCTAAAATAATTCAAAGATTTAAACAAAGATCAATACCTTTTCTGGAAAGAAAAGTAGACCTTAAAAATTCTTGGGAAGTTTTATTTTACATGCAACATTTTGGTACTCCAACAAGGCTTTTAGATTGGTCAGAAAATCCATACGTAGCTTTATATTTTGCCTGTACTAGTGCAAAATTCAAGTGGCTCAAAGGCGGGAAAAAGGAATACGATGATGATATAAATGTTTGGTTACTAGATCCTGTCAGATGGAACAGGCATGCTTTGGAGGACGTAAGCTATAAAAATGGAATACTAAGTCATGATCATACACTTACAGATAGTTACCAACCATTGAGTGGTCAGCCGGAACATATGAGAGACAAACCAATTGCTATTTATGGTAATCACAACAGCACCAGAATTGTAGCGCAGCGCGGAGTTTTTACGATTTTCGGAAAACAAACAACACCAATGGATACTCTTGTCGAAAGTGGATTTGCCAACGACGCCTTATATCGAATTGATATTCCAAAAAATAATGTTGACAAAGTCCTTAATTCGTTAATTTCTATAGGAATTACCGATTCAACAGTCTTTCCAGATCTTGACGGTCTAAGTAAAGAAATTCAACGATTTTATAAATTCAGTATTTAA
- a CDS encoding circularly permuted type 2 ATP-grasp protein has product MIQSNHPIFSSYERNPELFDEIFDNDGNVKQMYQKLFDIYSEHSIEDFATLNNNAKSSFFNQGITFQVYGDKETKEKIFPFDLFPRIIDAKEWDHIERGVLQRSKALNHFLHDVYHEKKIIKAGIVPLELISSSTNYLNQMNGLEPPGGIYNHISGTDLIKHSDGEYYVLEDNIRCPSGVSYVICNRTALKKALFGVFNEYQTFTVTDYAQNLLEIMQTVRPNGVDEPNCVVITPGIYNSAYYEHSYLAKAMGVELVEGRDLYVENDFVYMQTINGPERVDVIYRRIDDQFIDPLEFKPDSTLGVPGLFSAYRKGNVTLVNAPGTGVADDKAIYTYMPEIIKFYLNEEPILNNVHTYHCSRPDELKYVLENIDKLVIKPVDEAGGYGISIGNRLTKDEIEEVKKTIQAAPRKYIAQPIMSLSVHATYIEEANSFEPRHVDLRTYTILGKDKEFVLKGGLTRVALKKGNLIVNSSQGGGSKDTWVLKS; this is encoded by the coding sequence ATGATTCAATCCAACCATCCCATTTTTTCTTCATACGAGAGAAATCCAGAGCTCTTTGATGAGATTTTTGATAATGACGGTAATGTAAAGCAGATGTACCAAAAGCTTTTTGATATCTATAGTGAACATAGTATTGAGGATTTTGCGACTTTGAATAATAATGCTAAATCCTCTTTCTTCAATCAAGGAATCACCTTTCAGGTGTATGGTGATAAGGAAACTAAAGAGAAGATATTTCCCTTTGACCTGTTTCCGCGCATAATAGATGCTAAAGAATGGGACCATATTGAGCGTGGCGTGCTGCAGCGCAGTAAAGCTTTGAACCATTTTTTACATGATGTTTACCACGAGAAAAAAATTATCAAGGCAGGAATCGTACCTCTTGAGCTGATCAGCTCCAGTACGAATTATCTCAATCAAATGAATGGACTCGAGCCACCAGGTGGGATTTATAACCATATATCTGGAACAGACTTGATCAAGCATAGTGATGGAGAATATTATGTACTGGAGGATAACATACGTTGTCCTTCTGGAGTGAGTTATGTGATCTGTAACAGGACAGCTTTGAAGAAGGCACTTTTTGGTGTATTCAACGAATACCAAACTTTTACGGTGACTGATTATGCTCAAAACCTGCTGGAGATCATGCAAACCGTAAGACCCAACGGTGTAGATGAACCTAATTGCGTGGTGATCACTCCAGGAATTTACAATTCCGCTTACTATGAACATTCTTACCTAGCTAAAGCAATGGGCGTGGAGCTGGTAGAAGGTCGTGATCTATATGTTGAGAATGATTTTGTCTACATGCAAACCATCAATGGACCAGAACGAGTCGATGTTATTTATAGACGTATCGATGATCAATTTATCGACCCGCTAGAGTTCAAGCCTGATTCTACGTTGGGTGTTCCTGGATTGTTCTCTGCTTACAGAAAAGGTAATGTGACCTTAGTCAATGCGCCAGGAACTGGAGTTGCAGACGATAAAGCCATCTATACCTACATGCCAGAGATCATCAAATTCTATTTGAATGAAGAGCCTATTTTGAACAATGTCCACACCTACCATTGCAGCAGACCTGATGAATTAAAGTATGTATTGGAAAATATCGATAAGCTAGTCATCAAACCAGTCGATGAAGCTGGTGGATATGGTATTTCCATAGGGAACCGTCTCACCAAGGATGAGATTGAAGAGGTGAAGAAAACCATCCAAGCCGCTCCTAGAAAATACATCGCTCAGCCCATCATGTCACTAAGCGTGCATGCCACTTATATAGAGGAGGCCAATTCTTTTGAACCTCGTCACGTAGACTTGAGAACCTACACCATACTTGGAAAGGACAAGGAATTTGTACTTAAAGGCGGATTGACCAGAGTAGCACTCAAAAAGGGAAATCTGATCGTGAACTCATCACAAGGCGGCGGTTCCAAAGATACCTGGGTCCTTAAATCGTAA
- a CDS encoding alpha-E domain-containing protein, with product MLARVANNLFWMGRYIERSEHIARFLSVNYFSSLDAPSEASQSRQRVLRSSLFMANRMAKDESIILDESQVLYDIGLNPDEYFSILNTVKNARENANGARDVISTEFYEALNKFYHSVSNYDVEFYKTKGLFDFTVLIIESTAILREKIRGTLFHDEIYAIIMLGISVERAIQVSHIIENKYLDATHESNINEFDKSYEWTTLLKCIESHDMMRRHYKRTPDAGNVLEFLILHPDCPRSIMNSINRAHRHIEEISQEKLPSRGSAEYLVGRIQAKYAYLQVETIENNIPQNLKEIQEDLYQIASTIESEYFKY from the coding sequence ATGTTAGCACGTGTTGCAAATAATTTATTCTGGATGGGACGTTATATAGAACGTTCTGAGCATATTGCCAGATTTTTGAGTGTCAATTATTTTTCGTCGCTAGATGCGCCCAGTGAAGCCTCTCAATCGCGCCAGCGTGTATTGCGATCTTCCTTGTTTATGGCTAATAGAATGGCAAAAGATGAATCCATAATTCTTGATGAATCGCAAGTTTTGTACGACATAGGATTAAATCCAGACGAGTACTTTTCCATTTTAAATACAGTAAAAAATGCGCGTGAAAATGCTAATGGTGCAAGAGATGTTATATCAACAGAATTCTATGAAGCGCTGAATAAATTTTATCATTCCGTATCCAATTATGATGTGGAATTTTACAAGACAAAAGGCTTGTTTGACTTCACCGTACTTATTATAGAATCTACCGCCATCCTGCGTGAAAAAATTAGAGGAACGTTATTTCACGATGAGATTTATGCGATAATCATGTTAGGTATAAGTGTTGAGAGAGCCATACAGGTGAGTCATATCATAGAGAATAAATATCTGGATGCTACTCATGAGTCTAATATCAATGAGTTTGATAAAAGTTATGAATGGACTACGTTATTGAAATGTATTGAATCACATGACATGATGCGCCGTCATTATAAAAGGACTCCGGATGCTGGAAATGTTTTGGAATTTTTAATTTTGCATCCTGATTGTCCAAGATCTATTATGAATAGTATTAATAGAGCGCATCGCCATATAGAAGAGATTTCACAAGAGAAGTTACCAAGCAGAGGTTCTGCAGAATATCTGGTAGGTAGAATTCAAGCAAAATATGCCTATTTACAAGTAGAAACCATTGAGAATAACATACCTCAAAACTTAAAAGAAATTCAAGAAGACCTTTACCAAATCGCATCTACCATTGAGAGCGAATATTTCAAATATTAA